In a single window of the Raphanus sativus cultivar WK10039 chromosome 9, ASM80110v3, whole genome shotgun sequence genome:
- the LOC108825101 gene encoding putative F-box protein At2g16290, with amino-acid sequence MVDWSLLPKDLLELINGRFETCFETVHLRSVCSLWRSAVPRPRYKHGLGVDYLLPIFSDNPRFKGDKLCILKKIPNFLFRYQTPFGADCLIVGISESTSDKHKLVSSLPGFGFTSEYGKVLNTLSSQIIPLGHTYVINFNATTTINYKTMRRTFFERVAFLPFDGRDFTLVAGVLDTLMMYRSREERWIKIECPFRSYQDMVSFKGKFYVVDKSGRGRVFVIEPSLEVSEIPSVTQSHECYWERLVVSGDDELLLVQRFTPGEDHMHTWFRIFRLEEKEGQRRWVRVTDLEERVVFLGINWNFCYSAKEVPGMKGNCVMFIQSIISDGILVFDLGTRKTTQSSTVCRGMGMLCENKESISFCDASS; translated from the exons ATGGTAGATTGGTCTTTACTCCCTAAAGACTTGCTGGAACTAATTAACGGTCGTTTCGAGACATGTTTTGAGACTGTTCACCTCCGCTCTGTCTGCAGCTTGTGGCGTTCGGCCGTACCTCGGCCGCGTTATAAACACGGCTTAGGCGTTGACTACCTTCTCCCCATTTTCAGTGACAACCCTCGGTTTAAAGGCGACAAGCTTTGCATACTTAAAAAGATTCCAAATTTTCTATTCAGATACCAGACTCCCTTCGGTGCTGATTGTTTGATTGTAGGGATCAGCGAGAGTACCTCCGACAAACATAAGTTGGTGTCGTCATTACCAGGTTTTGGCTTCACATCTGAATATGGGAAGGTGCTCAACACTCTTAGCTCCCAAATCATCCCTTTGGGTCATACCTACGTG ATAAATTTCAATGCTACAACAACAATAAACTATAAAACAATGCGTAGGACTTTTTTCGAAAGAGTTGCGTTTCTTCCATTTGATGGTCGAGATTTCACATTGGTAGCTGGAGTGTTGGATACTCTAATGATGTATAGAAGCCGGGAAGAGAGGTGGATTAAAATCGAGTGTCCATTTAGATCATATCAAGACATGGTTTCATTTAAAGGCAAGTTTTATGTTGTTGATAAGAGTGGAAGGGGGCGTGTCTTTGTTATCGAGCCGTCATTAGAAGTTAGCGAGATCCCCTCAGTCACGCAGTCTCACGAGTGTTATTGGGAGAGATTGGTTGTGTCAGGAGATGATGAGCTCTTGCTGGTGCAGCGATTTACACCAGGGGAAGATCATATGCATACGTGGTTCAGAATTTTTAGGCTCGAAGAGAAAGAAGGGCAGAGGAGATGGGTTCGGGTTACTGACTTAGAGGAACGAGTGGTGTTTCTTGGGATTAACTGGAATTTTTGCTATTCGGCGAAGGAGGTTCCTGGTATGAAGGGGAACTGCGTTATGTTCATCCAATCAATTATCAGTGATGGAATCCTTGTGTTTGACTTAGGTACCAGAAAGACTACTCAGTCTTCTACGGTATGCAGAGGCATGGGCATGCTCTGCGAAAATAAAGAGTCAATCAGCTTCTGTGATGCGTCATCTTAG